Proteins encoded together in one Plutella xylostella chromosome 17, ilPluXylo3.1, whole genome shotgun sequence window:
- the LOC105395550 gene encoding vacuolar protein sorting-associated protein 18 homolog isoform X1 — protein MTSIFDQYEQASQVSQRAKPASEPMTSSGYINMQLEDNTPMFSKQKMNFNPSDLITHVAVASDYLVLAMANGKLFRLDLKSPDHNEEIQYSRVVQPNSKLTGIFLDPLGYHLLLAFAARTKDGNPELVYLHRKSSKLKSVSKSRNYEVTEVGWNHENESTTSTGPILLGTAQGLLLEMELEAESDRMFSGSQQSWRQLPNYLPLYGGRDIEGLIFDIGKGTDTPITGIQFHRVNNTSKYFIFVTTPRRLYQFIGQAVCTDDKPSLQSIFNTYLTVPETGFQEIPSTLKYSKLQFYFDKHDVPKTFAWLTEPGIFYGQLDPTSQQNSNSLFTQSELINYPPEKNDSAKDKTPLAFVLTEFHALLMFSDRVKAVSLLNQELVYEDFYSEAHGKLKNIIKDPKRRTIWAVTDKAVYRYKVVREERNVWRIYSDKQQFDLAKQFCQNNPAFIDIINVKQAELLFTRGEFEKSAEIYADTLSSFETICLKFLEANETEALKVYLGKRLDALDEDDKTLIPMLVIWMTELFVSQLSHLKRIGENDTQKFHQIQSDFEVFLLQPKVTQCMPHVKSVIYDIMSSHGDKNNLIKLTVLNEDYENVVAQNIYMKSYLEALNTLQTLKKPELFYQFAATLMDKAPKYTVNALIAQGTRLIPSKLLPAFLACENDEEHVLEIMRYLEFMVDNFNIQDRAIHNYLVTLYAEQQPDTLLKYLTKQGTDPALVCYDAHYALRICLEKDLLEASVSLSALLGQWEAGVGRALRDNPAAALKLARRADPEIAYTLYKNIAEHVISKNQDVSEAMALLAECPELKIEDILPFFSDIVNIDDFREPICQSLQEYNNQIEELKAEMEEATKSAEYVRSEIQLFRNCSVLVSVSDSCSLCALALLLRPFYLFPCAHRFHADCLRAEIQPTLGPARRNKLADLQRQLNTFTNAELSAATSNGLPLREVIRNEIDDIVASECVYCGEHMIQCIDKPFISDEDWDRVKREWE, from the exons ATGACTTCGATTTTTGACCAATACGAGCAAGCCTCACAGGTATCACAGCGTGCCAAGCCTGCTTCTGAACCCATGACTTCTTCTGGCTACATCAATATGCAGCTGGAGGACAACACGCCAATGTTTTCCAAACAGAAGATGAATTTCAACCCCTCCGACTTGATTACTCACGTAGCGGTCGCGAGCGATTATCTGGTCCTCGCCATGGCAAATGGAAAGCTCTTTAGATTGGATTTGAAGAGCCCAGACCATAATGAAG AAATTCAATACTCGAGAGTTGTCCAACCAAACTCTAAGTTGACTGGAATATTTCTGGACCCTCTCGGCTATCATCTCCTCTTAGCCTTTGCAGCTAGGACCAAGGATGGGAACCCTGAGTTGGTCTATCTTCATAGGAAAAGCTCTAAACTGAAGTCAGTCAGTAAGTCCAG AAACTATGAAGTGACAGAGGTGGGATGGAACCACGAGAATGAGTCAACCACCTCAACGGGCCCGATCCTGCTCGGCACAGCGCAGGGGCTGCTGCTGGAAATGGAGCTGGAGGCTGAGAGTGACCGCATGTTTTCAGGCTCACAGCAGTCGTGGAGACAG CTGCCCAACTATCTTCCTCTATATGGAGGCAGGGACATTGAAGGATTG ATATTCGACATCGGCAAAGGCACCGACACGCCTATAACAGGCATACAGTTCCACAGAGTAAACAACACGAGTAAATACTTCATCTTCGTCACGACTCCACGGAGGTTGTACCAGTTCATAGGCCAGGCGGTCTGCACCGACGACAAGCCCTCACTGCAATCAATCTTCAACACGTACCTGACTGTCCCTGAGACAGGGTTCCAGGAGATCCCGTCCACGCTCAAGTACTCGAAGCTACAGTTCTACTTCGACAAGCATGATGTGCCGAAAACGTTTGCTTGGCTGACAGAGCCGGGGATATTTTATGGACag CTGGACCCCACCTCGCAGCAGAACTCCAACTCCCTCTTCACCCAGTCCGAGCTGATCAACTACCCGCCAGAGAAGAACGACTCGGCCAAAGACAAGACGCCCCTCGCCTTCGTGCTCACAGAGTTCCACGCGCTGCTCATGTTCTCAGATCGGGTCAAAGCCGTGTCGCTTCTCAACCAGGAGCTAGTCTATGAAGACTTCTACTCTGAGGCCCACGGGAAACTAAAGAATATCATCAAAGACCCGAAAAGGAGGACCATTTGGGCGGTCACAGATAAAGcggtgtacagatacaaagtTGTGAGGGAGGAAAGGAATGTGTGGCGGATTTATTCGGATAAACAACAGTTTGATTTGGCGAAACAGTTTTGCCAGAATAATCCCGCTTTTATAGACATCATCAACGTAAAGCAAGCCGAGCTTTTGTTCACAAGAGGCGAGTTTGAGAAGAGTGCTGAAATATACGCAGACACTCTGAGCAGTTTCGAAACCATTTGCTTGAAGTTTCTAGAAGCGAACGAAACTGAGGCTTTGAAAGTCTATCTGGGTAAACGACTTGACGCTTTAGATGAAGATGATAAGACGTTAATACCAATGCTAGTGATATGGATGACAGAGTTGTTTGTGTCGCAACTGAGTCATTTGAAGCGGATTGGTGAGAATGACACTCAGAAATTCCACCAAATACAGAGCGACTTTGAGGTTTTCCTTCTGCAGCCTAAAGTGACGCAATGCATGCCGCACGTGAAAAGCGTAATTTATGACATAATGTCCTCGCACGGAGACAAGAACAATCTGATCAAATTAACAGTTTTGAACGAAGACTATGAGAATGTGGTTGCGCAGAATATTTACATGAAGTCGTATTTGGAGGCGTTGAATACGTTGCAGACGCTGAAAAAGCCGGAGTTGTTCTATCAGTTCGCGGCTACACTAATGGACAAAGCTCCCAAGTACACTGTGAACGCGCTCATAGCGCAAGGCACGAGGCTTATTCCTTCTAAATTGCTGCCGGCTTTCCTGGCGTGCGAGAATGATGAAGAACATGTTTTGGAGATCATGAG GTACCTAGAGTTCATGGTGGACAACTTCAACATCCAAGACCGCGCCATCCACAACTACCTGGTGACGCTGTACGCGGAGCAGCAGCCGGACACGCTGCTGAAGTACTTGACCAAGCAGGGCACCGACCCCGCGCTCGTGTGCTATGACGCGCACTATGCGTTGAG AATATGCCTAGAGAAGGACCTTCTAGAAGCCTCAGTGTCCCTATCCGCGCTGCTCGGGCAGTGGGAGGCGGGCGTGGGGCGGGCTCTGCGGGACaaccccgccgccgcgctgaaACTTGCGCGCCGCGCCGACCCCGAGATCGcgtacaccctgtataagaacATAG CGGAGCACGTGATCAGCAAGAACCAGGACGTGTCGGAGGCGATGGCGCTGCTGGCCGAGTGTCCGGAGCTCAAGATAGAGGACATCCTGCCCTTCTTTAGCGACATAGTGAACATTGATGATTTCCGGGAGCCTATCTGCCAGTCGCTGCAG GAATACAATAATCAAATCGAAGAGCTGAAAGCGGAAATGGAAGAAGCTACAAAATCGGCTGAATAT GTGCGTTCAGAAATCCAGTTGTTCCGCAACTGCAGCGTCCTAGTCTCCGTGTCAGACTCGTGCTCGCTGTGCGCGCTGGCGCTGCTGCTGCGGCCCTTCTACCTGTTCCCGTGCGCGCACCGCTTCCACGCCGACTGCCTGCGCGCCGAGATACAGCCCACGCTCG GTCCAGCGCGCCGCAACAAGCTAGCTGACCTCCAACGGCAACTGAACACCTTCACCAACGCAGAACTATCAGCGGCCACGTCCAACGGGCTGCCACTACGGGAGGTAATACGCAACGAAATAGACGACATCGTGGCCAGCGAGTGTGTGTACTGCGGCGAACACATGATACAGTGCATTGACAAGCCGTTCATTTCGGATGAAGACTGGGATAGGGTTAAGAGGGAGTGGGAGTGA
- the LOC105395550 gene encoding vacuolar protein sorting-associated protein 18 homolog isoform X2, with product MTSIFDQYEQASQVSQRAKPASEPMTSSGYINMQLEDNTPMFSKQKMNFNPSDLITHVAVASDYLVLAMANGKLFRLDLKSPDHNEEIQYSRVVQPNSKLTGIFLDPLGYHLLLAFAARTKDGNPELVYLHRKSSKLKSVSKSRNYEVTEVGWNHENESTTSTGPILLGTAQGLLLEMELEAESDRMFSGSQQSWRQIFDIGKGTDTPITGIQFHRVNNTSKYFIFVTTPRRLYQFIGQAVCTDDKPSLQSIFNTYLTVPETGFQEIPSTLKYSKLQFYFDKHDVPKTFAWLTEPGIFYGQLDPTSQQNSNSLFTQSELINYPPEKNDSAKDKTPLAFVLTEFHALLMFSDRVKAVSLLNQELVYEDFYSEAHGKLKNIIKDPKRRTIWAVTDKAVYRYKVVREERNVWRIYSDKQQFDLAKQFCQNNPAFIDIINVKQAELLFTRGEFEKSAEIYADTLSSFETICLKFLEANETEALKVYLGKRLDALDEDDKTLIPMLVIWMTELFVSQLSHLKRIGENDTQKFHQIQSDFEVFLLQPKVTQCMPHVKSVIYDIMSSHGDKNNLIKLTVLNEDYENVVAQNIYMKSYLEALNTLQTLKKPELFYQFAATLMDKAPKYTVNALIAQGTRLIPSKLLPAFLACENDEEHVLEIMRYLEFMVDNFNIQDRAIHNYLVTLYAEQQPDTLLKYLTKQGTDPALVCYDAHYALRICLEKDLLEASVSLSALLGQWEAGVGRALRDNPAAALKLARRADPEIAYTLYKNIAEHVISKNQDVSEAMALLAECPELKIEDILPFFSDIVNIDDFREPICQSLQEYNNQIEELKAEMEEATKSAEYVRSEIQLFRNCSVLVSVSDSCSLCALALLLRPFYLFPCAHRFHADCLRAEIQPTLGPARRNKLADLQRQLNTFTNAELSAATSNGLPLREVIRNEIDDIVASECVYCGEHMIQCIDKPFISDEDWDRVKREWE from the exons ATGACTTCGATTTTTGACCAATACGAGCAAGCCTCACAGGTATCACAGCGTGCCAAGCCTGCTTCTGAACCCATGACTTCTTCTGGCTACATCAATATGCAGCTGGAGGACAACACGCCAATGTTTTCCAAACAGAAGATGAATTTCAACCCCTCCGACTTGATTACTCACGTAGCGGTCGCGAGCGATTATCTGGTCCTCGCCATGGCAAATGGAAAGCTCTTTAGATTGGATTTGAAGAGCCCAGACCATAATGAAG AAATTCAATACTCGAGAGTTGTCCAACCAAACTCTAAGTTGACTGGAATATTTCTGGACCCTCTCGGCTATCATCTCCTCTTAGCCTTTGCAGCTAGGACCAAGGATGGGAACCCTGAGTTGGTCTATCTTCATAGGAAAAGCTCTAAACTGAAGTCAGTCAGTAAGTCCAG AAACTATGAAGTGACAGAGGTGGGATGGAACCACGAGAATGAGTCAACCACCTCAACGGGCCCGATCCTGCTCGGCACAGCGCAGGGGCTGCTGCTGGAAATGGAGCTGGAGGCTGAGAGTGACCGCATGTTTTCAGGCTCACAGCAGTCGTGGAGACAG ATATTCGACATCGGCAAAGGCACCGACACGCCTATAACAGGCATACAGTTCCACAGAGTAAACAACACGAGTAAATACTTCATCTTCGTCACGACTCCACGGAGGTTGTACCAGTTCATAGGCCAGGCGGTCTGCACCGACGACAAGCCCTCACTGCAATCAATCTTCAACACGTACCTGACTGTCCCTGAGACAGGGTTCCAGGAGATCCCGTCCACGCTCAAGTACTCGAAGCTACAGTTCTACTTCGACAAGCATGATGTGCCGAAAACGTTTGCTTGGCTGACAGAGCCGGGGATATTTTATGGACag CTGGACCCCACCTCGCAGCAGAACTCCAACTCCCTCTTCACCCAGTCCGAGCTGATCAACTACCCGCCAGAGAAGAACGACTCGGCCAAAGACAAGACGCCCCTCGCCTTCGTGCTCACAGAGTTCCACGCGCTGCTCATGTTCTCAGATCGGGTCAAAGCCGTGTCGCTTCTCAACCAGGAGCTAGTCTATGAAGACTTCTACTCTGAGGCCCACGGGAAACTAAAGAATATCATCAAAGACCCGAAAAGGAGGACCATTTGGGCGGTCACAGATAAAGcggtgtacagatacaaagtTGTGAGGGAGGAAAGGAATGTGTGGCGGATTTATTCGGATAAACAACAGTTTGATTTGGCGAAACAGTTTTGCCAGAATAATCCCGCTTTTATAGACATCATCAACGTAAAGCAAGCCGAGCTTTTGTTCACAAGAGGCGAGTTTGAGAAGAGTGCTGAAATATACGCAGACACTCTGAGCAGTTTCGAAACCATTTGCTTGAAGTTTCTAGAAGCGAACGAAACTGAGGCTTTGAAAGTCTATCTGGGTAAACGACTTGACGCTTTAGATGAAGATGATAAGACGTTAATACCAATGCTAGTGATATGGATGACAGAGTTGTTTGTGTCGCAACTGAGTCATTTGAAGCGGATTGGTGAGAATGACACTCAGAAATTCCACCAAATACAGAGCGACTTTGAGGTTTTCCTTCTGCAGCCTAAAGTGACGCAATGCATGCCGCACGTGAAAAGCGTAATTTATGACATAATGTCCTCGCACGGAGACAAGAACAATCTGATCAAATTAACAGTTTTGAACGAAGACTATGAGAATGTGGTTGCGCAGAATATTTACATGAAGTCGTATTTGGAGGCGTTGAATACGTTGCAGACGCTGAAAAAGCCGGAGTTGTTCTATCAGTTCGCGGCTACACTAATGGACAAAGCTCCCAAGTACACTGTGAACGCGCTCATAGCGCAAGGCACGAGGCTTATTCCTTCTAAATTGCTGCCGGCTTTCCTGGCGTGCGAGAATGATGAAGAACATGTTTTGGAGATCATGAG GTACCTAGAGTTCATGGTGGACAACTTCAACATCCAAGACCGCGCCATCCACAACTACCTGGTGACGCTGTACGCGGAGCAGCAGCCGGACACGCTGCTGAAGTACTTGACCAAGCAGGGCACCGACCCCGCGCTCGTGTGCTATGACGCGCACTATGCGTTGAG AATATGCCTAGAGAAGGACCTTCTAGAAGCCTCAGTGTCCCTATCCGCGCTGCTCGGGCAGTGGGAGGCGGGCGTGGGGCGGGCTCTGCGGGACaaccccgccgccgcgctgaaACTTGCGCGCCGCGCCGACCCCGAGATCGcgtacaccctgtataagaacATAG CGGAGCACGTGATCAGCAAGAACCAGGACGTGTCGGAGGCGATGGCGCTGCTGGCCGAGTGTCCGGAGCTCAAGATAGAGGACATCCTGCCCTTCTTTAGCGACATAGTGAACATTGATGATTTCCGGGAGCCTATCTGCCAGTCGCTGCAG GAATACAATAATCAAATCGAAGAGCTGAAAGCGGAAATGGAAGAAGCTACAAAATCGGCTGAATAT GTGCGTTCAGAAATCCAGTTGTTCCGCAACTGCAGCGTCCTAGTCTCCGTGTCAGACTCGTGCTCGCTGTGCGCGCTGGCGCTGCTGCTGCGGCCCTTCTACCTGTTCCCGTGCGCGCACCGCTTCCACGCCGACTGCCTGCGCGCCGAGATACAGCCCACGCTCG GTCCAGCGCGCCGCAACAAGCTAGCTGACCTCCAACGGCAACTGAACACCTTCACCAACGCAGAACTATCAGCGGCCACGTCCAACGGGCTGCCACTACGGGAGGTAATACGCAACGAAATAGACGACATCGTGGCCAGCGAGTGTGTGTACTGCGGCGAACACATGATACAGTGCATTGACAAGCCGTTCATTTCGGATGAAGACTGGGATAGGGTTAAGAGGGAGTGGGAGTGA
- the LOC105395551 gene encoding short-chain specific acyl-CoA dehydrogenase, mitochondrial produces the protein MAAGALLKSSHFILQSASTLKQLAPLCRSFTVQLSEQQCYIQELCRNFAETHLKPKASKLDKDGLFPTEEIKKLTDLGLMGATVSKDLGGLQLDYLSLAIAVEELSRGCASTGMIASIHNFLYVNLVNERGTEEQKELFLKDYVTGKLGCFALSEPGAGSDVASISTIAREDGDFWVLNGTKSWVTSCIEAWGTVVFATVDPELKHKGITCFLVPLDAEGVFRGRKQPIMGIRAATACDLNLQNVRIPRSYMVGAPGEGFRTAMAQLDQARIGIAAHATGIAQSALDTAIDYAKQRVAFGKPLTKLPSVIDRLTEMSVLVETSRLLTYRAATELSTKNSAMAKYVAGRNALTVADHCVQIMGGKGLSTEYDAERHFRDSRGTQIYGGVTDVQKRLIGHFLLKENDAL, from the exons ATGGCTGCCGGCGCTCTCCTGAAGTCTTCTCACTTTATCT TACAGTCAGCCAGCACACTGAAGCAGCTGGCCCCGCTATGCCGCAGCTTCACCGTCCAGCTCTCGGAGCAACAGTGCTATATCCAGGAGTTGTGCAGGAACTTCGCCGAGACCCACCTCAAGCCCAAAGCCTCCAAGCTGGACAAAGATGGATTGTTCCCTACTGAAGAG ATAAAGAAGCTGACAGACCTCGGCCTGATGGGCGCGACTGTCAGCAAAGACCTCGGAGGACTGCAACTGGACTACCTGTCCCTGGCCATAGCGGTGGAGGAGCTGTCCCGAGGTTGCGCCAGCACCGGCATGATCGCCTCCATACACAACTTCCTGTACGTGAACCTGGTGAATGAACGAGGGACTGAGGAGCAGAAGGAGCTGTTCTTGAAGGATTATGTGACGGGAAAGCTTGGCTGCTTCGCCTTGAGTGAGCCTG GAGCGGGCAGCGACGTGGCCAGCATCAGTACCATCGCTCGCGAGGATGGTGACTTCTGGGTCCTCAACGGCACCAAGAGCTGGGTGACCTCGTGCATCGAGGCGTGGGGCACCGTCGTGTTCGCCACCGTCGACCCTGAGTTGAAACATAAGGGGATCACTT gtTTCCTTGTTCCTCTCGACGCTGAAGGAGTGTTCAGAGGAAGGAAACAACCCATCATGGGCATCAG GGCGGCAACAGCATGCGACTTGAACCTGCAGAACGTTCGCATCCCCCGCTCCTACATGGTGGGCGCGCCGGGCGAGGGGTTCCGCACCGCCATGGCGCAGCTCGACCAGGCGCGCATCGGCATCGCCGCGCACGCCACAG GTATCGCGCAGTCTGCACTAGACACGGCCATAGACTACGCCAAGCAGCGGGTCGCATTTGGCAAACCGCTAACTAAGCTGCCCTCTGTCATT GACCGTCTAACCGAAATGTCAGTATTAGTCGAAACCTCCCGCCTGCTCACGTACAGGGCGGCCACAGAGCTCAGCACTAAGAACAGTGCGATGGCGAAGTACGTGGCCGGGCGGAACGCACTCACGGTCGCCGACCACTGCGTGCAGATCATGGGCGGGAAGGGACTGTCCACAGAGTACGATGCCGAGAGACACtttag GGACTCTCGAGGCACCCAGATCTACGGCGGAGTGACGGATGTGCAGAAGAGACTGATCGGACACTTTCTACTGAAGGAGAACGATGCGCTATGA
- the LOC105395553 gene encoding carboxypeptidase N subunit 2, which yields MRGIIIDKIKNVVFFLLFVNIISGQDVVTEQARKNIRVCDYCTCSEIPNEDATHLVLNIQCSELDRIENLPDLDKIEWPDNPNALKISATFEGLGLSTLGKLPANSQVESLKFNNNAIKAYWPDPFTDVPNLRKLSFAQNDLTEVTPDLFTNIPNLQELDISYNKLTSFNPLDFKSLHNVKRFNLQSNLLKKIPVDALQPMKALEDLDLSKNGIYDLLLQKSDVDTLSAVKRLSLNGNRIRSVIKDSFPVNNSLELLDLSNNIIEVVEEDAFLTCTNLKELNLGQNNITFIFSLPPSLQIFIVKQNTLRRWPKFPKGITYVDISYNKLSELYSKLYSSDFENLEVLNIAGNQLTELHFASKLPNLYSLDVSYNLLEEIPTSLNSHNFPNLEELRLDGNPITSIYFKEILAVKSLYMNELSKLLSVEDKAFSNVIGKAVEDSEPCFSLFLSNCHSLYEIHEGAFDGTSVCMLDISSNNLTRLSRSLLDWARVSEGVNLQWNPWDCGCHLQWFLDELLPKMYKTQSRLLAQLRCETPRAVQGLRLVHWYNWTGEVLCSEQFMNPGERGGYSLSPMTEREGNFLSNPSSLTLILGGCIIVALLVAIALSIYLVRGRRRYRVRQAALKRKRQSAIDARNSTGQQKEQYSALNKV from the exons ATGCGCGGAATAATcatagacaaaataaaaaatgttgtgtTTTTTCTTCTCTTTGTAAACATTATAAGTGGCCAGGATGTAGTGACTGAGCAAGCAAGGAAGAATATAAGAGTGTGTGATTATTGCACATGCAGCGAGATCCCTAACGAGGATGCAACGCATTTGGTGCTCAACATACAGTGCTCGGAGTTGGATCGGATAGAAAATTTGCCGGATTTGGACAAGATAGAGTGGCCTGACAACCCTAATGCACTGAAGATTTCAGCCACATTCGAAGGACTTGGCCTCTCAACTCTGggaaa GCTACCAGCAAACAGTCAAGTAGAGTCACTGAAATTTAACAACAACGCGATCAAAGCGTACTGGCCGGACCCTTTCACAGATGTCCCAAACTTGAGGAAACTCTCCTTCGCACAGAATGACCTCACGGAGGTCACACCCGACCTATTCACCAACATACCAAACCTGCAAGAACTGGACATCTCATACAATAAGCTAACAAGCTTCAACCCGCTGGATTTCAAATCTTTACACAACGTCAAAAGGTTTAACTTACAAAGTAACCTGCTTAAGAAGATACCCGTAGATGCCCTGCAGCCAATGAAAGCTTTGGAGGATTTAGACTTGAGTAAGAATGGCATTTACGATCTGCTGCTGCAGAAATCGGACGTGGATACGCTGAGTGCGGTGAAGAGGCTGAGTTTGAATGGGAATAGGATTCGATCGGTTATCAAGGACTCGTTTCCGGTGAATAATtcttt AGAACTACTAGATCTGTCTAACAACATAATCGAGGTAGTAGAAGAAGACGCTTTCCTGACCTGCACCAATCTAAAGGAATTGAACCTTGGGCAGAACAACATAACGTTCATTTTCTCCCTGCCACCATCACTGCAGATTTTCATAGTGAAGCAAAATACCCTAAGAAGGTGGCCTAAGTTTCCTAAAGGCATAACTTATGTTGACATATCGTATAATAAACTGTCTGAATTATACAGTAAATTGTATAGCTCTGATTTTGAGAATTTGGAG GTGTTAAACATAGCGGGAAACCAGCTGACAGAGTTGCACTTTGCAAGTAAACTACCCAACCTATATAGCCTGGATGTTTCTTACAACCTACTCGAAGAAATCCCAACGAGTTTAAACTCTCATAATTTCCCCAATTTAGAGGAGTTGCGTTTAGATGGCAACCCTATAACCAGTATTTACTTCAAAGAGATTCTGGCTGTAAAGAGTCTGTATATGAATGAACTGAGCAAACTCCTTTCTGTGGAGGATAAGGCTTTTAGCAATGTGATTGGAAAAGCTGTGGAGGATTCTGAGCCATGCTTTTCTCTGTTTCTCTCAAATTGCCATTCTCTGTATGAAATCCATGAAGGAGCATTTGATGGGACTTCTGTTTGTATG CTGGACATCAGCAGCAACAACCTGACGCGTCTGTCCCGCTCACTCCTGGACTGGGCGCGTGTGAGTGAGGGAGTCAACCTGCAGTGGAACCCGTGGGACTGCGGTTGTCACCTGCAGTGGTTCCTGGATGAGCTACTGCCGAAGATGTATAAGACTCAGTCGAGACTGCTGGCTCAGCTAAg ATGCGAGACGCCTCGCGCGGTGCAAGGCCTGCGGTTGGTCCACTGGTACAACTGGACGGGAGAAGTGCTCTGTAGTGAGCAGTTTATGAACCCCGGCGAGCGTGGGGGTTATTCG CTTTCCCCAATGACAGAGCGAGAAGGCAACTTCCTATCGAACCCCAGCTCGTTAACACTAATATTAGGAGGCTGCATAATAGTAGCACTACTAGTAGCGATAGCTCTATCTATATACCTCGTTAGAGGGAGAAGAAGGTATAGAGTGAGACAGGCTGCGTTGAAGAGAAAGAGACAGAGCGCTATAGACGCGAGGAACTCGACTGGACAGCAAAAGGAACAGTATTCTGCATTAAATAAGGTTTAA